A genomic stretch from Pyxidicoccus trucidator includes:
- the eno gene encoding phosphopyruvate hydratase, giving the protein MTEIVHIVAREVLDSRGNPTVEAEVLLAGGSRGRAAVPSGASTGEHEAIELRDGDKGRYLGKGVRKAVQNVTDTLAPGLVGLDAADQFAVDQKMLELDGTPTKGKLGANAILAVSMACARAAADAHGLPLYKYVGGAQARTLPVPLMNILNGGAHADTRVDVQEFMVVPAGATTFAEGLRWGAEVFHALKKILKGRKLATGVGDEGGYAPDLPANEEALKLIMEAIDQAGFKAGEQLFLALDVAASEFFDKGSKKYKLKGEGKEFDSSGLLDYYRGLSERYPIISIEDGMAEDDWDGWKKITDALGGKMQLVGDDLFVTNVERLGRGIDTGVANSILVKVNQIGTLTETFDAVRMAHKAGYTSVMSHRSGETEDTTIADLAVALDCGQIKTGSASRSDRVAKYNQLLRIEQELGAAARYAGRSVFRSLAQKK; this is encoded by the coding sequence ATGACCGAGATTGTCCATATCGTGGCGCGCGAAGTGCTCGACTCCCGCGGCAACCCCACCGTGGAGGCCGAGGTCCTGCTGGCCGGCGGCTCCCGGGGCCGTGCGGCGGTGCCGTCCGGGGCCTCCACCGGCGAGCACGAGGCCATCGAGCTGCGCGACGGCGACAAGGGGCGCTACCTGGGCAAGGGTGTGCGCAAGGCGGTGCAGAACGTCACCGACACGCTGGCCCCGGGCCTGGTGGGCCTGGACGCGGCGGACCAGTTCGCCGTGGACCAGAAGATGCTGGAGCTGGACGGCACGCCCACCAAGGGCAAACTGGGCGCCAACGCCATCCTCGCGGTGTCCATGGCCTGTGCCCGCGCGGCGGCGGATGCGCACGGCCTGCCCCTGTACAAGTACGTGGGCGGCGCGCAGGCGCGCACCCTGCCCGTGCCGCTGATGAACATCCTCAACGGCGGCGCGCACGCGGACACCCGCGTGGACGTGCAGGAGTTCATGGTGGTGCCCGCGGGCGCCACGACATTCGCTGAAGGCCTGCGCTGGGGCGCGGAGGTGTTCCACGCGCTGAAGAAGATCCTCAAGGGCCGCAAGCTGGCCACCGGCGTGGGCGACGAGGGCGGCTACGCCCCGGACCTGCCGGCCAACGAGGAGGCCCTGAAGCTCATCATGGAGGCCATCGACCAGGCGGGCTTCAAGGCCGGCGAGCAGCTCTTCCTCGCGCTGGACGTGGCGGCCAGCGAGTTCTTCGACAAGGGCTCGAAGAAGTACAAGCTCAAGGGCGAGGGCAAGGAGTTCGACTCGTCCGGGTTGCTCGACTACTACCGCGGCCTGTCCGAGCGCTACCCCATCATCTCCATCGAAGACGGCATGGCGGAGGATGACTGGGACGGCTGGAAGAAGATCACCGATGCGCTGGGCGGGAAGATGCAGCTGGTGGGCGACGACCTCTTCGTCACCAACGTGGAGCGCCTGGGCCGGGGCATCGACACCGGCGTGGCCAACTCCATCCTGGTGAAGGTGAACCAGATTGGCACGCTGACGGAGACGTTCGACGCCGTGCGCATGGCGCACAAGGCGGGCTACACGTCGGTGATGAGCCACCGCTCGGGTGAGACGGAGGACACCACCATCGCCGACCTGGCCGTGGCGCTGGACTGCGGGCAGATCAAGACGGGCTCGGCGTCGCGCTCGGACCGCGTGGCCAAGTACAACCAGCTGCTGCGCATCGAGCAGGAGCTGGGCGCGGCGGCCCGCTACGCCGGCAGGTCGGTCTTCCGCTCCCTGGCGCAGAAGAAGTGA
- a CDS encoding sensor histidine kinase: MRLYQQLVLFMLAATVLPLAAVGFLLLSRAEAELANRIDAEQRAQATATAEAVSASLMEVVDALARSAELIDWESVSDAETVGGLRLLYGQSPAVSAVLKLDADGRPLGAPVFRAQALDGHPAFHTAGLERWVRSVPVQTLRGGGKGQAALGSAYAHGDGQRAAVAVAVKLAEGEGAPYALAEVVFTPLEAVLLRRAANGLGRIDLVDEERRILASSEPERRMQVLGPELTAHLLTPNGPLQDAVRSFRVEAPARRVSVARVPQGLRFDVVVEVDEATALAPVTAMRRTVLASIGATFMVLLGLGALFTRRLNRRLADVVQGAEAYGRGELDRRVKVEGQDELSELATTFNRMGSELEAARTRLMRWNDDLRTRVDEATFELKTAQAQLLEAQKLAAVGQLGAGVAHEINNPLAGILGNVQLLMLDRGAADPDLGTLQKIEQSAKRCKEITQNLLRFSQQRERAELRPVDLNAVVRDALSLTEHQTRGEGITLVTELGQGLGRVRADPGHLSQVVLALLSNARTAMLKTPIKRLTLRTGERNGRGFLEVEDTGKGISPDIRPRIFEPFFTTKDVWSNVGLGLSVAWRVVTEASGTLEVRSEAGQGACFIVTLPKA; this comes from the coding sequence ATGAGGCTCTACCAACAGCTCGTCCTCTTCATGCTCGCCGCGACGGTGCTCCCGCTCGCCGCGGTCGGCTTCCTGTTGCTCTCGCGCGCCGAGGCCGAGCTGGCCAACCGCATCGACGCCGAGCAGCGCGCCCAGGCCACCGCCACCGCGGAGGCCGTCAGCGCCTCGCTCATGGAAGTCGTGGACGCGCTGGCCCGCTCGGCGGAGCTCATCGACTGGGAGTCCGTCAGCGACGCGGAGACGGTGGGCGGCCTGCGGCTGCTCTACGGCCAGTCCCCGGCGGTGAGCGCGGTGCTGAAGCTGGACGCGGACGGCCGGCCGCTGGGCGCTCCTGTCTTCCGGGCGCAGGCGCTGGACGGGCACCCGGCCTTCCACACCGCGGGGCTGGAGCGGTGGGTGCGCTCGGTACCGGTGCAGACCCTTCGCGGAGGCGGCAAGGGCCAGGCGGCGCTGGGCAGCGCCTACGCCCATGGCGACGGACAGCGCGCGGCGGTGGCCGTGGCGGTGAAGCTGGCCGAAGGGGAGGGTGCGCCCTATGCCCTGGCGGAGGTGGTCTTCACCCCGCTGGAGGCGGTGCTGCTGCGCCGCGCGGCCAATGGCCTGGGGCGCATCGACCTGGTGGACGAGGAGCGGCGCATCCTGGCCAGCTCCGAGCCGGAGCGGCGGATGCAGGTGCTGGGGCCGGAGCTGACCGCGCACCTGCTCACCCCCAACGGGCCGCTGCAGGACGCCGTGCGCAGCTTCCGCGTGGAGGCGCCCGCGCGGCGGGTGAGCGTGGCGCGCGTGCCGCAGGGCCTGCGCTTCGACGTGGTGGTGGAGGTGGACGAGGCCACCGCGCTGGCGCCGGTGACGGCCATGCGGCGCACGGTGCTGGCGTCCATCGGCGCGACGTTCATGGTGCTGCTCGGGCTGGGCGCCCTCTTCACCCGCCGCCTCAACCGCCGGCTGGCGGACGTGGTGCAGGGGGCCGAGGCCTACGGGCGCGGCGAGCTGGACAGGCGCGTGAAGGTGGAGGGCCAGGACGAGTTGAGTGAGCTGGCCACCACCTTCAACCGCATGGGCTCCGAGCTGGAGGCGGCGCGCACCCGGCTGATGCGGTGGAACGATGACTTGCGCACGCGCGTGGACGAGGCCACCTTCGAGCTGAAGACCGCCCAGGCCCAGCTGCTGGAGGCGCAGAAGCTGGCGGCGGTGGGGCAGCTCGGCGCGGGCGTGGCGCATGAAATCAACAACCCGCTGGCCGGCATCCTCGGCAACGTGCAGCTGCTGATGCTGGACCGCGGCGCGGCGGACCCGGACCTGGGGACGCTGCAGAAAATCGAGCAGAGCGCCAAGCGCTGCAAGGAAATCACCCAGAACCTGCTGCGCTTCTCCCAGCAGCGCGAGCGCGCGGAGCTGCGGCCGGTGGACCTGAACGCGGTGGTGCGCGACGCGCTCAGCCTCACGGAGCACCAGACGCGCGGCGAGGGCATCACCCTCGTCACCGAGCTGGGCCAGGGGCTGGGCCGCGTGCGCGCGGACCCCGGGCACCTGTCGCAGGTGGTGCTGGCGCTCCTGTCCAACGCGCGCACGGCGATGCTGAAGACGCCCATCAAACGGCTCACCCTGCGCACCGGGGAGCGCAACGGCCGGGGCTTCCTGGAGGTGGAGGACACCGGCAAGGGCATCTCCCCGGACATCCGCCCGCGCATCTTCGAGCCCTTCTTCACCACCAAGGACGTGTGGTCCAACGTGGGGCTCGGGCTGAGCGTGGCGTGGCGCGTGGTGACGGAGGCGAGCGGCACCCTCGAGGTGCGCTCGGAAGCCGGGCAGGGAGCCTGCTTCATCGTGACGCTTCCGAAGGCGTGA
- the surE gene encoding 5'/3'-nucleotidase SurE, with amino-acid sequence MSDKQPRILVSNDDGYFSEGLKALVEAVSPLGEVWVVAPDREQSAASHAISLHRPLRIKEVRERWFSVDGTPADSAYLAINHLMKDDRPTLMVSGINHGANLAEDVMYSGTVAAAMEGALLGIPAIAFSLVARGEFDFGPAARFARSLVASALARPLPPRMLLNVNIPGGVEPDGYVVTRQGRHTYGYAVVEKVDPRGRKYYWIGGNEYQHEDIAGSDCNAVHLDKRISVTPLHFELTDHGRLADLSGWRVDGFDRHEPDGA; translated from the coding sequence GTGAGCGACAAGCAACCTCGCATCCTCGTCTCCAACGACGACGGCTACTTCTCCGAGGGCCTCAAGGCCCTCGTGGAGGCCGTGAGTCCGCTGGGCGAGGTGTGGGTGGTGGCGCCCGACCGCGAGCAGAGCGCCGCCTCCCATGCCATCTCCCTGCACCGGCCGCTGCGCATCAAGGAGGTGCGCGAGCGGTGGTTCTCCGTCGACGGGACGCCCGCGGACAGCGCTTATCTGGCGATCAACCACCTCATGAAGGATGATCGCCCGACTCTCATGGTTTCCGGCATCAACCACGGCGCCAACCTGGCGGAAGACGTCATGTACTCCGGTACGGTGGCGGCGGCGATGGAGGGGGCCCTGCTCGGGATTCCCGCCATCGCCTTCAGCCTCGTGGCCCGGGGGGAGTTTGACTTCGGGCCGGCGGCCCGCTTCGCGCGCTCGCTGGTGGCCAGCGCGCTGGCCCGGCCGCTGCCGCCGCGGATGCTCCTCAACGTGAACATCCCCGGTGGGGTGGAGCCGGACGGCTACGTGGTGACGCGCCAGGGCCGACACACCTACGGGTACGCGGTGGTGGAGAAGGTCGACCCGCGCGGCCGCAAGTACTACTGGATTGGCGGCAACGAGTACCAGCACGAGGACATTGCGGGCAGTGACTGCAACGCGGTGCACCTGGACAAGCGAATCTCGGTGACGCCGCTGCACTTCGAGCTGACAGACCACGGGCGCCTCGCCGACCTCTCGGGGTGGCGGGTCGACGGGTTCGACCGGCACGAACCGGATGGTGCCTAG
- a CDS encoding LysM peptidoglycan-binding domain-containing M23 family metallopeptidase produces the protein MRPSVSSRAGGALRVLLVAVLFSGCVGTRAAAPGPDTALDSVGESQGAAVAPAAAASSGKPVALPFALRGAHPEPELVSVRHRVAAGETMYRIAKTYGLTVEELGAANGIKAPWTLAVGQELTVPGVEQRGSAEAPEVLAEADSEPVRTGGPRRSVPVVARREEAPGRSRPAPRPGTGSRPRLATQGMLDWPLKGVLYGRFGKKGKEPHDGIDLAAPAGSPVKTAKDGTVLYAGEQRGYGNIVIVEHSNRLITLYAHNRDLRVRTGQRVLPGQIIATVGESGKTSGPHLHFEVRLDGKPVDPLEYLGPMPSS, from the coding sequence TTGAGGCCGTCCGTGTCCAGCCGAGCGGGTGGGGCGCTCCGGGTGCTGCTCGTGGCCGTGCTGTTCTCCGGCTGCGTGGGCACCCGGGCCGCCGCGCCCGGTCCGGACACGGCGCTGGACTCCGTGGGTGAATCCCAGGGTGCCGCCGTGGCTCCGGCGGCGGCGGCGTCCTCGGGGAAGCCAGTCGCGCTGCCGTTCGCCCTGCGGGGCGCGCACCCGGAGCCGGAGTTGGTGTCCGTGCGGCACCGCGTGGCGGCGGGCGAGACGATGTACCGCATCGCGAAGACGTACGGCCTGACGGTGGAGGAACTGGGAGCCGCCAACGGCATCAAGGCGCCGTGGACGCTGGCGGTGGGGCAGGAGCTGACCGTTCCCGGCGTGGAGCAGCGCGGGTCGGCGGAGGCGCCGGAAGTGCTGGCCGAGGCGGACTCGGAGCCGGTGCGGACGGGTGGCCCCAGGCGCAGCGTGCCGGTGGTGGCGCGTCGCGAGGAGGCGCCGGGTCGCTCGCGGCCCGCGCCGCGTCCGGGGACGGGCTCCCGGCCCCGCCTGGCCACGCAGGGGATGCTGGACTGGCCGTTGAAGGGGGTGCTGTACGGGCGCTTCGGGAAGAAGGGCAAGGAGCCCCATGACGGCATCGACCTGGCCGCGCCCGCGGGCAGCCCGGTGAAGACCGCGAAGGACGGCACGGTGCTCTACGCGGGCGAGCAGCGTGGGTACGGGAACATCGTCATCGTGGAGCACTCGAACCGGCTGATTACCCTGTACGCGCACAATCGGGATTTGCGCGTGCGCACGGGACAGCGGGTGCTGCCGGGGCAGATCATCGCCACGGTGGGCGAGTCGGGGAAGACGTCCGGGCCGCACCTGCACTTCGAGGTCCGGCTGGATGGCAAGCCGGTGGACCCGCTCGAATACCTGGGGCCGATGCCATCGTCATGA
- a CDS encoding response regulator translates to MSEPRHTLLFVDDEADVLDILTRMFQRRYRVLTAPDGAAALELLRRETVDVLITDQRMPEMTGIELVATARAEGIDVTTLLLTGYTDPEDIIAAINRGQVYRYITKPWDVNDLIITVKNAVEFTQLRRDKERLIRQLHQRVEALFVLYEVSRASANDPASYDNIIDRVLIAVARVLPYDCGAALIAPDSSRSVTLRLRCHGTVGEKALLGVKESMLGAYRKSSGLALPEDRVITRVAGTTTQDAEAATVYPSQLTVNLVAGGRPVGMLSLFSQRPDAFTEDDGVLLDVLANQTADAIQSLRSAEEEARHRMERMVESMADGVVLTDEKNDIVVMNPAARRLLQAGDDVEGHTTRMMEERLGFQPFHLVRGWEYSGNQVLREEVKLFEREVQVTVTPVSDARGTLRGVCVVLRDITDQKRLEERKDEFVSMVSHELRTPLTSIAGALDLVLNFMAGDINDRQRRYLSLAKDSTEKLNTIVDDLLDLSKFAKGRLRMNFEVGYLDELIQRVVEKYQPAFAEKRILVKPILPRHPLRTLVDPNRLNQVLNNLLNNAVKFTPEGGEVRVELHATSSLPGYVVMSCWNSGDPIAEDSLERIFDRFEQARTKANRTVRGTGLGLAICRNIVEAHGGRIWCEPCVDGVRFMAVLPTEPPPELRATDDSEEAPALPRRKENRGRVLVIEGEPEVGFIAKALMTGRGYDVRLAFNAEDGLVAARNYHPDMVLVSVRLPDVDGLRLAEILRHDPETRRAPLLVTSAFDERQRAFRAGADAFLVRPLAPDKLLATVDSLVRGRAGPAHGRVLVVDDDVKIAAICREVLENIGFDVATAGSIEEGRRSLRERRPDVVLLDVTLPDGDGFVFLEEIKAERASGHISVIFISARAETSSKVRALKLGGDDYLTKPFDALELGARVESVMRRKEQELSASPTTQLPGSTAIEREVQRRLVARRPFAFCYLDLDNLKAYNDYYGFAKADGVVRQTGDLMREIFAQEGGPGDFLGHVAGDDFVFITSTETVDRICQKAIETFDRIIPLYYDRQDRERGHIEAEDRYGEKRHFPIMSVSVVAVMTDGSQDHAELARRAADMKKRAKAIAGSVFLRSDRERVVRSVAG, encoded by the coding sequence TTGTCCGAGCCCCGCCACACGCTGCTCTTCGTCGATGACGAGGCCGACGTCCTGGACATCCTCACGCGGATGTTCCAGCGCCGGTACCGGGTGCTAACCGCGCCCGATGGCGCCGCCGCGCTGGAACTCCTGCGCCGTGAGACCGTGGACGTGCTCATCACGGACCAGCGGATGCCGGAGATGACGGGCATCGAGCTGGTGGCCACCGCGCGAGCGGAGGGCATCGACGTCACCACGCTGCTGCTCACCGGCTACACGGACCCGGAAGACATCATCGCGGCCATCAACCGCGGCCAGGTGTACCGGTACATCACCAAGCCCTGGGACGTGAACGACCTCATCATCACCGTGAAGAACGCGGTGGAGTTCACCCAGCTGCGGCGCGACAAGGAGCGGCTCATCCGCCAGCTCCACCAGCGGGTGGAGGCGCTCTTCGTCCTCTATGAGGTGAGCCGCGCGAGCGCGAACGACCCGGCCAGCTACGACAACATCATCGACCGGGTGCTCATCGCCGTGGCGCGGGTGCTGCCGTACGACTGCGGCGCGGCGCTCATCGCCCCCGACTCGTCGCGCAGCGTCACCCTGCGGCTGCGCTGCCACGGCACGGTGGGGGAGAAGGCGCTGCTGGGCGTGAAGGAGTCCATGCTCGGCGCGTACCGCAAGAGCAGCGGGCTCGCCCTGCCGGAGGACCGTGTCATCACCCGCGTGGCCGGCACCACCACGCAGGACGCCGAGGCGGCCACCGTCTACCCCAGCCAGCTCACCGTGAATCTCGTGGCCGGCGGGCGCCCGGTGGGCATGCTGTCGCTGTTCAGCCAGCGGCCGGACGCCTTCACCGAGGACGACGGCGTGCTGCTGGACGTCCTGGCCAACCAGACGGCGGACGCCATCCAGTCCCTGCGCTCGGCGGAGGAAGAGGCCCGCCACCGCATGGAGCGGATGGTGGAGTCCATGGCGGACGGCGTGGTCCTCACCGACGAGAAGAACGACATCGTGGTGATGAACCCGGCCGCCCGGCGCCTCCTCCAGGCGGGCGACGACGTCGAGGGCCACACCACGCGGATGATGGAGGAGCGGCTGGGCTTCCAGCCCTTCCACCTGGTGCGCGGCTGGGAGTACAGCGGCAACCAGGTGCTGCGCGAGGAGGTGAAGCTCTTCGAGCGCGAGGTGCAGGTCACCGTCACGCCCGTCAGCGACGCGCGCGGCACCCTGCGCGGGGTGTGCGTGGTGCTGCGCGACATCACCGACCAGAAGCGCCTGGAGGAGCGCAAGGACGAGTTCGTCTCCATGGTGAGCCACGAGCTGCGCACGCCGCTCACGTCCATCGCCGGCGCGCTGGACCTGGTGCTCAACTTCATGGCCGGCGACATCAATGACAGGCAGCGCCGCTACCTGTCGCTGGCGAAGGACTCCACCGAGAAGCTCAACACCATCGTCGACGACCTGCTCGACTTGTCGAAGTTCGCCAAGGGCCGGCTGCGGATGAACTTCGAGGTGGGGTACCTCGACGAGCTGATTCAGCGCGTGGTGGAGAAGTACCAGCCGGCCTTCGCCGAGAAGCGCATCCTGGTGAAGCCGATTCTTCCCCGGCACCCGCTGCGGACGCTGGTGGACCCCAACCGCCTGAACCAGGTCCTCAACAACCTGCTCAACAACGCGGTGAAGTTCACGCCGGAGGGCGGCGAGGTGCGGGTGGAGCTGCACGCCACCTCCAGCCTGCCGGGCTACGTGGTGATGTCCTGCTGGAACAGCGGCGACCCCATCGCCGAGGACAGCCTGGAGCGCATCTTCGACCGCTTCGAGCAGGCGCGCACCAAGGCCAACCGCACCGTGCGCGGCACCGGCCTGGGACTGGCCATCTGCCGCAACATCGTCGAGGCCCACGGCGGTCGCATCTGGTGCGAGCCCTGTGTGGACGGCGTGCGCTTCATGGCGGTGCTGCCCACCGAGCCCCCGCCGGAGCTGCGCGCGACGGACGACTCGGAGGAGGCGCCGGCGCTGCCTCGCCGCAAGGAGAACCGGGGCCGGGTGCTGGTCATCGAGGGCGAGCCCGAGGTGGGCTTCATCGCCAAGGCGCTGATGACCGGACGCGGGTATGACGTGCGGCTGGCCTTCAACGCCGAGGACGGTCTGGTCGCCGCGCGCAACTACCACCCGGACATGGTGCTGGTGTCCGTGCGGCTGCCGGACGTGGACGGGCTGCGGCTGGCCGAAATCCTCCGGCACGACCCGGAGACGCGCCGCGCGCCGCTGCTGGTGACGTCCGCCTTCGACGAGCGACAGCGCGCCTTCCGCGCCGGGGCGGACGCCTTCCTGGTGCGCCCGCTGGCGCCGGACAAGCTGCTGGCCACGGTGGACTCGCTGGTGCGCGGCCGCGCCGGCCCCGCCCACGGGCGCGTGCTGGTGGTGGACGACGACGTGAAGATTGCCGCCATCTGCCGCGAGGTGCTGGAGAACATCGGCTTCGACGTGGCGACGGCGGGCTCCATCGAGGAGGGGCGCCGCTCCCTGCGCGAGCGCCGGCCGGACGTCGTCCTGCTGGACGTGACGCTGCCGGACGGCGACGGCTTCGTCTTCCTGGAGGAAATCAAGGCCGAGCGCGCCAGCGGCCACATCTCCGTCATCTTCATCTCCGCGCGCGCGGAGACGTCCTCCAAGGTGCGCGCCCTCAAGCTGGGCGGCGACGACTACCTCACCAAGCCCTTCGACGCGCTGGAGCTGGGTGCGCGCGTGGAGAGCGTGATGCGGCGCAAGGAGCAGGAGCTGTCCGCGTCACCCACCACGCAGCTTCCGGGCTCCACGGCGATTGAGCGCGAGGTGCAGCGGCGGCTGGTGGCGCGGCGGCCCTTCGCCTTCTGCTACCTGGACCTCGACAACCTCAAGGCCTACAACGACTACTACGGCTTCGCGAAGGCGGACGGCGTGGTGCGCCAGACGGGCGACCTGATGCGCGAAATCTTCGCGCAGGAGGGTGGCCCCGGAGACTTCCTGGGCCACGTGGCCGGCGATGACTTCGTGTTCATCACCTCCACGGAGACGGTGGACCGCATCTGCCAGAAGGCGATTGAGACCTTCGACAGAATCATCCCGCTCTACTACGACAGGCAGGACCGGGAGCGCGGCCACATCGAGGCGGAGGACCGCTACGGTGAGAAGCGGCACTTCCCCATCATGAGCGTCTCTGTCGTCGCGGTGATGACGGACGGCTCGCAGGACCACGCGGAGCTGGCGCGGCGCGCGGCCGACATGAAGAAGCGGGCGAAGGCGATTGCCGGCTCGGTGTTCCTGCGCAGTGACAGGGAGCGGGTGGTACGCTCCGTGGCCGGATGA
- a CDS encoding tetratricopeptide repeat protein codes for MSPRLRVLPLLALLAAAACDDGPPRVNPKDHAEGLYLKGTAEYLQGQFEASLASFAAMKQLTPNDPRLPAARGEVFLSMGRIHDAAAEFEAAVQLEPKRSTNWSRLGFIQAQLGKVPEAQSSLRKAIGLFPNDYNALESLGELHLKKGEHEEAVRHFTLAANVTTGEARSALTMRALEVLTQQGRHDEVLKQATRAVSQGVRTPEVLTTLGDALVRAGKLPEAANAYKEAAGRSPKDPTLWELVGEIHMRLDKPGDAISAYKESLRVKDRAVVHVALARIHLAMQHREAALEELDAALESVSGQDIRELRELAGLLTELGRKPDALRILASLSAEQEYASDTELQLTTARLARELKDSTVQQAACARVTAADAGVQKCP; via the coding sequence ATGTCCCCGCGTCTGCGCGTCCTCCCGCTGCTCGCCCTGCTCGCCGCCGCCGCGTGTGACGATGGCCCTCCGCGCGTCAACCCCAAGGACCACGCCGAGGGCCTCTACCTCAAGGGCACCGCCGAGTACCTCCAGGGCCAGTTCGAGGCCTCGCTCGCCTCCTTCGCGGCGATGAAGCAGCTCACCCCGAACGACCCGCGCCTCCCCGCCGCCCGGGGCGAGGTCTTCCTCTCCATGGGTCGCATCCATGACGCCGCCGCCGAGTTCGAGGCCGCCGTCCAACTCGAACCCAAGCGCTCCACCAACTGGAGCCGCCTGGGCTTCATCCAGGCCCAGCTCGGCAAGGTGCCCGAGGCCCAGAGCTCCCTGCGCAAGGCCATCGGCCTCTTCCCCAACGACTACAACGCGCTCGAGTCGCTCGGCGAGCTGCACCTCAAGAAGGGCGAGCACGAAGAGGCCGTGCGCCACTTCACCCTCGCCGCCAACGTCACGACCGGCGAGGCGCGGTCCGCGCTCACCATGCGCGCCCTGGAGGTGCTGACGCAGCAGGGCCGCCACGACGAGGTGCTCAAACAGGCGACACGCGCCGTGAGCCAGGGCGTGCGCACGCCCGAGGTCCTCACCACGCTGGGAGATGCGCTCGTGCGCGCCGGCAAGCTCCCCGAGGCCGCCAACGCCTACAAGGAAGCCGCGGGCCGCTCCCCGAAGGACCCGACGCTGTGGGAGCTCGTCGGCGAAATCCACATGCGGCTGGACAAGCCCGGTGACGCCATCTCCGCCTACAAGGAGTCCCTGCGCGTGAAGGACCGCGCCGTCGTCCATGTGGCGCTCGCCCGCATCCACCTCGCCATGCAGCACCGCGAGGCCGCGCTGGAAGAGCTCGACGCCGCCCTGGAGTCCGTCTCCGGCCAGGACATCCGCGAGCTGCGCGAGCTGGCCGGACTCCTCACGGAGCTGGGCCGCAAGCCGGACGCGCTGCGCATCCTCGCCAGCCTCAGCGCCGAGCAGGAGTACGCGAGCGACACGGAACTCCAGCTCACCACCGCCCGGCTGGCGCGGGAGCTGAAGGATTCCACCGTGCAGCAGGCCGCATGCGCCCGCGTCACCGCGGCGGATGCTGGCGTGCAGAAGTGCCCCTGA
- the lexA gene encoding transcriptional repressor LexA has protein sequence MEELTERQREILSFIVKETETRGFPPTIREIGEQMDIRSTNGVNDHLKALERKGYLNRGEQQSRSLVPTKRARLALGLGMKKDAGMVEVPLLGKVAAGAPLLAQEHMEDSVKIDSFLLGGMNGREVFALRVKGQSMIDDGIHDGDYLFVKKTPTAQPGEIVVALIEDEATVKRYYPEGDRIRFQPANATMQPIYVSRAEFRSTMILGQVVGVYRKLQGGRV, from the coding sequence ATGGAAGAGCTGACGGAACGCCAGCGCGAGATTCTCAGCTTCATCGTCAAGGAGACGGAGACCCGGGGCTTCCCCCCGACCATCCGCGAGATTGGCGAGCAGATGGACATCCGCTCCACCAACGGGGTGAACGACCACCTGAAGGCCCTGGAACGGAAGGGCTACCTCAACCGGGGTGAGCAGCAGAGCCGCTCCCTGGTCCCCACCAAGCGGGCGAGGCTCGCGCTGGGCCTGGGCATGAAGAAGGACGCCGGCATGGTGGAGGTCCCCCTGCTGGGCAAGGTGGCGGCAGGCGCCCCCCTCCTCGCCCAGGAGCACATGGAGGACTCGGTCAAGATCGACAGCTTCCTGCTGGGCGGGATGAACGGCCGCGAGGTCTTCGCCCTCCGCGTGAAGGGGCAGTCGATGATTGACGACGGCATCCACGACGGGGACTACCTCTTCGTGAAGAAGACGCCGACGGCGCAGCCGGGCGAAATCGTCGTGGCCCTCATCGAGGACGAGGCCACGGTGAAGCGCTACTACCCGGAGGGCGACCGCATCCGCTTCCAGCCGGCCAACGCCACCATGCAGCCCATCTACGTGAGCCGGGCGGAGTTCCGGTCCACCATGATTCTGGGCCAGGTGGTGGGCGTGTACCGCAAGCTGCAGGGCGGGCGCGTCTAA